AGTCACTTCGCATATTCCGCAGGCCTCCCCAGATAAGAGCGTCATCTTTCCGCCCGCGACCACCGGAGTTTACAGAATTAGCCCTTGGCGGCTTTGGATTTCGTTGTGTTTGGGCAACTCATCCGACTAACCCTGCCTCAAATCCGGTTCGTGTACCTTGGCCCGTGCGTTTGCCTCCGGCTTCCTTCAGATCCCGCCTCGCGGCAGGCACCCTTGCCTTTGGCTAATGGTAGGCGCTCGCCAGCCCCCATTCCGGACTTTCACCGTAGAGATGACGCCCATGCTGGGCGTACCCAAAAAAGAAGCAGCTGCGGTGCGGCTGCTTCTTGCGTATATTCCTTCTTTCCCGGCTGTGAGGTGTGTCGTCCCTCAGGCTCTCCACTGATGGAGAGCGGAGAAATGCCGTCGCTCCCGGACGATCCCGTCCTCTGCGGTCAGCTCGGCATATCCGCCGACGGCAACTTGCAACGTGTTGTGATTTTCCACGAAAGCTTTCACATAATTCCTGCGAACGGCGAAAGCCCCCTCCGGAACCGAAGAAAGTTCGGCCATGTCCTCGTAAACCTCGTCGAACACGTAAACGGTATGGTGGCCCATTTGCAAAGGCACCACTCTGGCGATGATGCCCGCCTTCACTCGGAGGCCGCCGCCGATCTCGCCGACAAACGCGTATTCCCTGTAGACGTAAGACGCGTCCGAAGGGGAAGGCGGCGTGCTTGTTCCGGTCCGCACGTAACGAAGGTACAGAAACTCGGCCTCGGAAATCTCGCGATACCCGAGGTCTTCGATTTTTGTCGTCTTCGTCGCTTCCATCACGCTGTGGGCAACCGTTACGCCGGGAGCCAGCGTCACATGGGATTTTCCGGGCGGAAATTCCGGTTCCCGCGATGAAGCGCACGCGGCGCACGATACCGCCAGTGCCAGCGCGGCCGCCGGCAGCACCAGCCTTCTCTTCATCTCATGGACACCTCCTCCGGCAAAAGAAGGAAAGGCATCTTGAAATTATTTTACAAAAAAGTCATCTTTTTCGAAATCCAATCCGGCACCCGCCGCGGTTTTTCTCCCTAACGCCAATGCGATAAAATGTTCTCGACACCACAAGCAAGGAGCATCAGCCATGATCTACCCCTACCACGGCAAGGAACCGAACATCCACCCGTCCGTTTTCATCGCGGATTACGCCACCATCTCGGGAGACGTGACCATCGGCGAAGACAGCAACATCTGGTTCGGCACCGTCATCCGCGGGGACGTGGCCCCGACGATCATCGGCAAGCGCTGCAGCATCCAGGATCTGAGCTGCCTCCACCAGAGCCCGAACAACCCGCTGATCCTCGAGGACGAGGTCATCGTCGGCCACAAGGCGATGCTGCACAGCTGCATCATCCGCAGGCGGGCGCTCATCGGCATGGGAGCGATTGTCCTGGACAAAGCCGAAATCGGCGAAGGCGCCATCGTCGCCGCCGGCACCGTGGTGCCTCCCGGGAAAAAAATCCCCCCGCATGCGGTGGCGATGGGCAATCCCGCGAAGGTCGTCCGGGAAGTGACGGACGAAGAGCGCCGGGACATGGACCGCATCGTGCGGGAATACGTCGAAAGAGGCAAGTATTATCAATCGCTGAAAAAATGACCAAGCCCAAGTCTCTTGAACTTTGATTCCATCTATCGGGACAGTCGGCTTTCCAGGTACGGCACGGCGTCGCCCCGCTTCGCGTCGGCCAGCTGCAGAAACTGCCCGCGCAGCCAGTCGAACCATTCCCCGTGGGAGCGCTCCAGGCCGAACCGGTCCTTCCCGTTCAGCCGGTATTCGCGGATTTCGCCGGACAGCGCCGCCCGCAGCAGGTAGAACCATTTCGGCTCGTACAGGATCGACAGCTTGTCCGCCCAGCAGAGCCTGCTGGGGGGCTTCCCGTGCATACGGGCGTAGTGCCGGCTGTGATACAGCACCAGATCGCCGTATTCGTCGCCGAACAGCCGGCGGGCGATCCCGGCGCCCAGCTCCGGATGCCGCCGGCCTTCGGGACCGTCCATGTTCGGCGCATGCCAATAGCCCCAGTCGTGGATGAAAATGCATACGGCCTCCCGCCAGCCGGGCCTGCCGTAAAGGCGGCACCACGCCCTGTAAACCGTCCAGGGATGCCAGAGAAACTGGTGCACGCCGAACAGCAGGCTCCGGCGCCCCAGGGGGAACCATGTCCGTTTCCGCTTCATGCCCTCTGCCTCCGAACAAACGTTCCGATTTCTTTATTATAAGAACATTTGTTCGGAAAGGCAAGGGGGCGGCGCCTGTCGGCTCATCGTTCCCGTTCCTCCCGTACCCGCTCGATGGCGCCGATGATGAAGCGGTTTGGAAAATAAAACCGGGGCTGTGTGTTTGCCCCGGTTGTGATGGATACTCCCGTATCTCTTGCAGTCCGGATTGATCATTCGCTGTTGCCGGGATTGGTCTCCGCCAGTTCGGCATGGAGAGAGCCGCTGCGCGGATGCGGGCGTCCGTTGTCCGTGACCACCGCGACGATCACGATCTCGTCGTTCCTCGGCGCGTCGGGAATGCGAAACTCGAAAGACATGTGGTGCGAACGGATTTTGCTGTCCATCTTGTGCTTGATGGCCAAATCGAGCGGAGAGCCCGCCGCCCCCCTTTTTTCCGCAGACGGCAGCAAAGTGGCCGCATTTCCGCACAAGGCGCGAAACGGATTGCCGAACTTCAGCGTGTGGATGATGCAGGAACCGTGTTCGATTTCCCCGTCCAGACCCACCAGCGCCCCCTTGCCGAAAGCTTCCACCTGTTCTCCGGCAATTCCCAGCGCTTGCATGGCCTTCCGGGGAAGAAGTTCGCCCAGATAGGCGGCATACGCGTCGACGAGCGGACTGAGATCCTCCACGAACCGTCCGGCAAAGGGATTTTCGATGACGGCCGCGGCTGCGGCGATGCGCACGGGCCTGGCGACAGGTTTGAATCCTTCTGTCAGGATTTCTTCGACGTAAACCGCGAACTTGCGGATGTTCCGTTGGATCATGCGAACGTCCCCTTCAATACGCAAATTGCTGCGATGGCGCCAACATTCTTAAGCGTTCTTGCAAAATACCACTCCGCCGTCAACGTACAACGGGGATCCCATGATGAAACGGGACTCGTCGGAAGCAAGGAACAGGGCGGCTCTCGCCACGTCTTCCGGACGGCCGAGTTCGCCGCTGATCTGTCTTTGTTTGATGGCTTGAAGCGCCAATTCCGGGTCGGGATATGATTTCTTGATGAAATTTTCCACAAACGGAGTATAGATGGTCCCGGGCAGCAAAGCGTTCACCCTGATGTTGTAAGGAGCATAATCAACCTGCATGGATTTGGTCATGGACAGAATCGCGCCTTTGCTTGCGGCATAGACGGCTCTTCCCGCCAGTCCCATTTCGGCTACGCACGACGACATGTTGATGATGCAGCCGTTTTTTCTTTCCATCATGTATGGCAAGGTGTATTTGCTGACCAGATAGACGCTTTTCACGTTGACAGCCACAATTTTTTCCCATTCATCCGGCTCTATCTCGTGAAGCGCTCCCACGCAGCTTATCCCGGCATTGTTGAAAAGGATATCGATTCGTCCAAATTTTTCGATGATCCGGTCAATCATGGACTTGACGGATGACGGGTCGGAAACATCCGCGTGGTAAAAATGCGCTTGTCCGCCGGCACGGTTGATTGCTTCCACGGTTTTCATTCCATTGGTTTCGTCAACGTCATTGACCAGCACCGTGGCCCCTTCTTCCGCGAAGAGCTTCGCGGTACTGCTTCCGATTCCCGATCCCGCTCCCGTAATCAGGGCGATTTTGTCCTTGAGCCTCATCACGCTCACCATCTTTCCGCCATGATTCTGATTCCTATTTCATGCCGAGCAAATCCGGAAGCCATGTCGATACGACGGGGAAATACGTTACGAGCATGAGGACGACGATCGCGGCGATCACGAACGGCAAAATGCCGATCGAAATTTCCTTGAGCGAAATTTTTGCAATCCCGCTTGCGACATAGAGATTGACCCCGACCGGGGGAGTGAAGAGCCCGATCGCCAAATTCACGACCATAAGGACGCCAAACGCGGTGGGATCGATATCGAATTGCATCACGATCGGTATCAAAATGGGCGTAAACAGGTAGAAAGCGGAAGTCGCTTCCAGAAACATTCCCGCGATCAGCAGGAGAATGTTGATCAGCAACAGAATGACGTACTTGTTGTCCGTTATCGCCAGCATGGTTTGAGTAAAGGTGTTGGCGAAATCTTCAACCGTAATGATGTAGGCAAAAACCGACGCGGCGCCGATGATCAGCATGACGACGGCGGTCGTTGTGGCGGATTCGACCAAAATTTTGGGCAAATCTTTCAGTTTGATCTCCCTGTACACCGCAAAGCCCACGATCAATCCGTAAAAAACCGCCACCACCGCGGCTTCCGTGGGAGTAAACACGCCGCCGTAGATGCCGCCAAGAATGATGAAGGGCATCAGCAAGCCCCAGAAAGCGTCCAAGAACGCCTTGAATTTTTCCCGGACCGTCATCTTCTCCCGGTCTGGCGAAGCCGAAACTCCCTCGGCAGCCACGGCTCCCCTTTTTTCTTTCATTTTCATCGCGACCATCGCGGCAAGATAGAAGCCGATCCCCATCAGAATTCCGGGAACGATGCCGGCAATAAACAGTTTGCCGATGGTCACATTGAGTTTGTCGCCGGCCAGAACGCCAAAGATGATGAACGTAATGCTCGGCGGAATCACGACCCCCATCGAACCGGCGCTGGCCACCAATCCGGAAGCAAGCGGTTTCGAATAGCCGTATTTCAGCATGGCGGGAATCAAAATCGTGCCCACCGCCGCAACGGTCGCGGGTCCCGATCCGGAAATGGCGGCAAAAAACATGGCCGTCAGCACGGTGACCATGACCATGCCGCCCTTGTAATGGCCGACCAGGGCATCCGCGAAACGGATCAATCGCTTGGATACACCGGCATATTCCATAATAACGCCGGCGAGAATAAAAAACGGAATGGCCAGCAGGGTGAATTTCGAAATGCTGGCGTACATGATGTCGGGAACCAGGGACAGCGCCGAAATGCCGTCCCGCATGAGCAGGATGATGGCGGCCGCCGAGGCGATCGCGATCCCGATCGGCACGTTCAAGAACAGCAGCAAAAAAAAGATTCCGAATAACAGCCAGGCCATCAGGGAGTTTCACCCCGTTTTTGCATATGTGCCTTCAACTCGAGCCCGGTCACTTGAATGGCTCGAAACACGCAGAGCAGACTTCCCAACGGAACGCCCAGGGTAAAAATCCATTGGGGCCAACCAAGCGACGGGGTGACCAACTTCAGATTATATTGGAACTTGACCATTTCGATCCCATAATAGAAAGTGATCAAGAAAACAATCGTCGTTAATCCGCCCACGAAAACCAGCAATCCCAGCTTCCATGTCCCTTTCAGCGCGCCCAGCAGGAAATCGAAAGCCAAATGCGCTCCGCGATGAATGCCGACCGACGCCCCGACGAAAGTCAGCCACACGAACAAATTGATCGTGATTTCTTCCGTATATCCCAATGCGATGTTCAAAAAATAGCGGGAAATCACATTGGCGAACGCGATGACGGACATGACGGCAAGGCTCAAAGCCAAAATGGCATATTCAATTTTCTGCAAAATTTTGCTCACGATCGGAATCATCTCCCCGGGACCGGTTTGCAAGCGGGCAGGAGGGGTTTCCGCCCGCCTGCCCGCCTGCCTTTAAACCGTTCGCAAGCATCTCAATTCCGGAAAGCATCCAGCAATTCCTGGCCCCAAACCGGTCCATACTTTTCGTAGATGGGGCTGACTTTTTCTTTGAACGCGTTCAATTCTTCTTCCGTCGGATAATGGACTTCCATGAGTTGTTCCAGTTCCGCGATTTGCTGGGATTCCTTTTCCCGCGACAATTTGACCTGATATTCGTTGGCGGCGGTGGCCGCTTCCCGGAGAATCTCTTGGTCCTCCGGATGCAGGGAATCAAACAGTTTCTTGTTCATGCCCATCACAATCGCGTCGAAGGAATAGTTCCACATCGTCAAATATTTTTGGACTTCATAAAACTTGGTGGAATGGATGAGGTCGATCGGGTTTTCCTGGCCGTCCACGACGCCCTGCTGCAAAGCCGGGAACAATTCCGGGAAAGACATTTGCACCGGATTGGCGCCGAACAGCTCCCACAAATCGACGTACATTTTGATGCCCGGAATGCGGAATTTCAGGCCCTTGAGATCATCCGGGGTTTTGATCTGCCGCGAATTGTTGGTGACTTGACGGAAGCCGTTTTGGCCCAGGCCAAGGGGTTCGATGCCTTTTTCCCGGAGAAGCGCTTTGAGGGCTTCCCCGCCTTCCCCGCCGAGCTTCTGGTCCACGTCCGCCCAATCCTTGAACAGGAACGGCGCCGAAATCACCCCGAATTTTTCATCCACCAGGGAGTAAAAGATCGTGGAGTCGTAAGACAAATCGTTCTTCCCCTGAATCAGAAACTCGATGGCTTTGACATTGTCCCCGCCGGACAGCTGGTTGTTGGCGAACAGGTTGATCTTGATTCTTCCGTTC
This sequence is a window from Bacillus thermozeamaize. Protein-coding genes within it:
- a CDS encoding gamma carbonic anhydrase family protein, with translation MIYPYHGKEPNIHPSVFIADYATISGDVTIGEDSNIWFGTVIRGDVAPTIIGKRCSIQDLSCLHQSPNNPLILEDEVIVGHKAMLHSCIIRRRALIGMGAIVLDKAEIGEGAIVAAGTVVPPGKKIPPHAVAMGNPAKVVREVTDEERRDMDRIVREYVERGKYYQSLKK
- a CDS encoding C4-dicarboxylate ABC transporter permease, giving the protein MMAWLLFGIFFLLLFLNVPIGIAIASAAAIILLMRDGISALSLVPDIMYASISKFTLLAIPFFILAGVIMEYAGVSKRLIRFADALVGHYKGGMVMVTVLTAMFFAAISGSGPATVAAVGTILIPAMLKYGYSKPLASGLVASAGSMGVVIPPSITFIIFGVLAGDKLNVTIGKLFIAGIVPGILMGIGFYLAAMVAMKMKEKRGAVAAEGVSASPDREKMTVREKFKAFLDAFWGLLMPFIILGGIYGGVFTPTEAAVVAVFYGLIVGFAVYREIKLKDLPKILVESATTTAVVMLIIGAASVFAYIITVEDFANTFTQTMLAITDNKYVILLLINILLLIAGMFLEATSAFYLFTPILIPIVMQFDIDPTAFGVLMVVNLAIGLFTPPVGVNLYVASGIAKISLKEISIGILPFVIAAIVVLMLVTYFPVVSTWLPDLLGMK
- a CDS encoding short-chain dehydrogenase; the encoded protein is MRLKDKIALITGAGSGIGSSTAKLFAEEGATVLVNDVDETNGMKTVEAINRAGGQAHFYHADVSDPSSVKSMIDRIIEKFGRIDILFNNAGISCVGALHEIEPDEWEKIVAVNVKSVYLVSKYTLPYMMERKNGCIINMSSCVAEMGLAGRAVYAASKGAILSMTKSMQVDYAPYNIRVNALLPGTIYTPFVENFIKKSYPDPELALQAIKQRQISGELGRPEDVARAALFLASDESRFIMGSPLYVDGGVVFCKNA
- a CDS encoding peptide synthetase; translated protein: MIQRNIRKFAVYVEEILTEGFKPVARPVRIAAAAAVIENPFAGRFVEDLSPLVDAYAAYLGELLPRKAMQALGIAGEQVEAFGKGALVGLDGEIEHGSCIIHTLKFGNPFRALCGNAATLLPSAEKRGAAGSPLDLAIKHKMDSKIRSHHMSFEFRIPDAPRNDEIVIVAVVTDNGRPHPRSGSLHAELAETNPGNSE
- a CDS encoding C4-dicarboxylate ABC transporter substrate-binding protein — encoded protein: MKRTGLIVIAMMLAISTFLAACGNRSASDQPSGGQTPAASPSASGGGSSENQGPTQSYNFNMSIPVGETSTWFLAAQEFARLADEKSNGRIKINLFANNQLSGGDNVKAIEFLIQGKNDLSYDSTIFYSLVDEKFGVISAPFLFKDWADVDQKLGGEGGEALKALLREKGIEPLGLGQNGFRQVTNNSRQIKTPDDLKGLKFRIPGIKMYVDLWELFGANPVQMSFPELFPALQQGVVDGQENPIDLIHSTKFYEVQKYLTMWNYSFDAIVMGMNKKLFDSLHPEDQEILREAATAANEYQVKLSREKESQQIAELEQLMEVHYPTEEELNAFKEKVSPIYEKYGPVWGQELLDAFRN